The nucleotide window GAGCCAGGGCCACGCAGGCCAGCTGGAAGCTGACAACCGCTGCAAATGTGGATCCTAACCTGGGGACACAGACCTGGGCTGACTGTCGCTGGCCAGGACATGTTCCATGACCCCGTTGCTGGGGTCTTCGAGGGGCCCGGGAGACCCTCACACTGTCTCTTTGTAAGTTGGGCATttgagagtgggcatctggcCTGGCTGTTAAGACTCCACtcagggacacccacatcccatatcgaagtgccgagattcaagtcctggctccacttcctgttccagcttcttAACAGTGCtgacccaaggaggcagcaggtgaccatgtgggagatgggaactgagttccaggctcctggattcggcctgctccagccctggctgttgtggggatgtggggagtgaaccagtggatggggctcTCTCTGTTAGcctgtatgtctctctgtctcttgtctctctgcctttcaaatgaaataaacaaattagtCATTTGGTTTGCTTAGTGCATGTCTACCCTTACTGCCCGGAGCAGTaagttttccaaatttctctCCCAAGGACAAGACCCTGACTAAGGTGGATTTAGGAAAGTGCCACTGAGACCATGATGTGGATGCCGCCTCCACCCGCACTGTTCCTCTGCCTATAAAGAGCCAGCTATGGAATCTAGAACAAACGAGCCTCCTCTCCCTAACCCTTTGATTGTCTATGGAATCTCAGAGCTGGAGGAACCCAGAGATTATGTAATCATGCTTAACTTTCTATTTTCAGCACAAGGACAGCGTCAACCGTGCCTGTCCATGTCCAAGTAATGAAGCCATGTGCTCACCCTCCTGCTGACAACAGGTCTCTGGCATCAGGGGCACGGTACTGGGGAATTTAAGTGAACCCAGAGTCATTCTTCCCTCAGAATATtctgggaggagggcaggcatttggcccagcagttaagacactacttagGATGTCCGCATCCCACAGTGGAATTCTGGTTTTTGGTTCCCCGCTATAgcttcagactccagcttcctgctaatgcagaacctgggaggcagtggtgatggtcacatgactgggtccctgccactcacgtggactgaattcctggctatCCCTGCCCTCAGCCTCAGGCTGGCCAGCcccaagatgcccacatctcatatctgggtacctaggtttgagtcctggctccactcccaattctagcttatTGGTAAtaggtaccctgggaggcagcagggtttggctcaagtactttggtccctgcccactcacatgagagactcggATTGCATTCTTGCCTCCTGGAtttaatctggcccagccctagctagtggctgggggggaggggacatttggggaattaaaccaacaaatgaaagctctctctctctcttcatttctttttgtctttgtcattctgcctttcaaagaaataaaaatgaataaaattttttttaaatgtttaaaacccATGCTGTTATTGAAGCTAAGCCCCTACCCCTAATGCCTCAGATGTGGACCTCATGGGTACCTCTCCCTCAGCTTGCGGTTCCTCTGTCTTGCATTTGATGATTGCCAGTCACCTACCTCCTTGCTAAAGGTGAATTCATTAAAGCACAAGGGTGGACTGGAGCCCAGACCTGAGTATACCTCTAGTTAACGCCTCAGTGCTAACCCCTATTTTGAGAGCTTCCTTGGAACTTGCAAGTCCTACTCAGACACCCCAGACAGACTCAAGCCTGCCTTTGGCACCACAAGAAAGCACGTTGGCCCCTTTCACTGAGCAATCCAGGAGGGACTGGTGTTTTGGCACATGGGTTAAACCATTGTtcgccatgctggcatcccatatcggtgcacttattcgagtcctggctgctccgcttctgatccaactccctgccaatgtgccactgggaaggcagctgatgatggcttaagtactttggtccctgctatccatgtggatgacacaaatggagttcctggcttctgacttggcttggcccagtcctagctattgtggtcatttgggaagactggaaagattctctctctctctctctctccctccctctccattgctctgcctttgaaataatcttttttttttttaaagaagatttttctttatttgaaagtcagagttacacagagagaagagaggcgggggggggggggggaggaagggagaggtcttccatttgatggtttactccccaattgcctgcaatggccagagctgtgccaatccgaagccaggagccacaagcttcctctgggtctcccacacaggtgcaggagcccagggacttgggccatcccccgctgctttcccaggccatagcagagagctggatcagaagtggagcagccgggtctcgaactggcacccatatcggatgccggcgcttcaggccagggcattaacccactgcaccatagcactggccccataaataaataaatcttaaaaaaattttttaaaacaggctGGGAGCTGCTCACTCACTGCTCAACACACAGTCTACACAATTCACGGCCATCAATCCCTTGAGAAGGCCAGGAGTTGACGTCCAGCTGCCTCGCCCTTGGCTCTGGGCACTGCAGATAAGCTACTTTCTCCTACCACCCTGGTCTCAGCAATTGCCTTCCCCTGCATCAGGTGAGTGAACCCAGCTTTGGGGGTTCTGGGGCAGTTCCTCCAGCCAGTTTTGGGAGTTTGTCCTGTAACATACGATTGGGTAATTACTTAGGGGTCCCCCGAAGGCCCATGTATGAGCTTGatccccacttttttttaaagatttatttatttaattgaaagccagagttacacagagagaaggagaggcacagagtcttccatcctctggttcactccccatttggctgcaactgctggaactgcgccgatccaaagccaggagccagaagccaggagcttcttccgggtctcccacgtgggtgcaggggtccaaggacttgggccatcttctactgctttcccaggccacagcagagagctggatcggaagtggagcacccgagtcttgaactggtgcccatttgggaagccggcactgcaggcagcggctccacccgcaacgccatggcaccggccccagctgtCCTTTACATGAAGGTGTTACTTACTGATATTGCATTCAGTACCAAATTGTCCCTAATTTTTGTCATCTTTCATTGCCAACAAAATTTCCAAATTAATATCAATCCTGCATCTCTAGACAGTTCTCCCACAACCTCTGCCTACTGAAATATGGTACAGCCGCCTTTTATCCTATCACAGTCTTTGTAAACTTCGAATAAACCAAATCTGAAGCCCTGGGACATagaaaagaaagttacagagTACAGATCCATGTacaatttgaggggccagtgcagtggtgtggcaggtaaagccgcagcctgtagtgccagcatcccatgtgggtgccggttcgagacccggctgcttcactttttttttttttttttttttttttttgacaggcagagtggacagagagagagagagaagaaaggtcttcctttaccgttggttaactctccaatggccaccacaccacactgatccgaagccaggagccaggtgcttctcctggtctcccatggggtgcagggcccaaggacttgggccatcctccactgcactcccgggccgcagcagagagctggactggaagaggggcaaccgggacagaatccagcgccccaaccgggactagaacccggtgtgccggcgccacaggtggaggattagcctattgagccatggtgctggctgctccacttctgattcagctctctgctatggcctgggaaagcagtagaagatggcccaagtccctgggcccctgcacctgtgtgggagatctggaagaagatcctggctccaggtctgcagttctggccattgtggccaattggggagtgaaatggcagatgagactctctgtctctccttctttgtgcaactgacttttcaaataaataagtaaatctttttttttttttaaatatacaatttgACTTCATTTAAAATAGGTGGGGGTCTGGTCCTGtagcctagcaggttaagcctctgtgtgCGGcgccattatcccatatgggcaccatgcgggtatgtgtcctggctgcttcacttccaatccagctctctgctaacgtgcctgggaaagcagcagaagatggttcaagtgctttggcccctgcatccacatgggagacccagaagaagctcctggctcctggctccagatgggcccagctcctgatgttgagaccatttggagagtaaaccagtggatggaagatctctctcctataactctgcctttcaaataaataagtaaatcttcaccaaaaaaaaaaaaaaaaaaaaaaaaaaaggaaagaaacaaaccCGGTTCCAATAGGATTTCTGATCGGAAGACTGAAATCAGGTTACTTTGAATTCAGGCAGTCCTCTCACTTTCAGATGGAAGTAGGAGGCAATTACCAAGTTCAGAACTCCCCGAGCTGTGCTGGTGGGGGGCAGGTAGGGGGCCGTGCGCAGCGGAGGTCGAAGAACACAGTGTGCCTGCCttcaggcctggggctgggctgggattgGCCACTGGGTCAACACCCCAGGAAGGTTTGCCTCATCCTTCTTTCAAGATAAATCAATGAAGCTCTGGGCAGAGGTGAGCCAGGCGGGGGAGTGCTGTGGGTTAGTGACTGAACAGGGGAATCAGAATGAGACCACCAAATCCCAGACAGTCTAGAGGGCTGCAAATGGATCTCCAGCCCTCGGGCCCAGCCCCACATCCCACACCCAAGTATCTCCTGTGATGAGAACAAAGCCCAGGATAGGAgtggaccccacccccaccccagcccggaTCCCTGTACCAGGACATCAGCAGGAGATGGGAAAGTGGGGCTGGACCACAGAGGTACCATCCTCCACGGACCTGCTCTGAGCAACAGCCAGAGGAAGGAATGCTCCCACTTTTGTCTTCTCTTCAGGGCCTTGGATGCCCttagctgggggaggggaagaaaaccTGGGCCCCTCCCAGGAGTTGGGATTCAGGGCCCTGAGCCTCTGCACACTCAAGGCTCCTTCAGTGGCGTGTTCCCGCCTATCCACTGGGCCTCCGCAGCAAAGTGTGAGGTGGCTGCTCTCAGGGATGGGGGGACCGCCTGCCACTCCCTCCAAGCAGCAGTGGCAGCCACCCCCAGTTTAAGTCCTGGTGGTGGTGGGTCAGTCTGATCTACAGTGtcagtgccaggtgctgggggaAGGAGCCCTGGCAGCCACCAGACAGGGACCTGGGAGTCACTAGCAGGAGCTCAGGAACACCCACCACCAGGGCCTGTTCTCTGCAGCGCCCACCTCACGGGCGTGCTCCAAGGATAACACCTAACAGCAGCTGTTGTCACTCGCTCCTCCCCAGGACAGACTGGGAGGGGCCTGAACCGCCCACTGTCCTCCCTAGAGGCCAGCCTGCCCGCTCCTCCTTGGGCACTGGAGAACTCTGTGTAAACCAGGTGTCATCCAGGTGTCACTTGGAAATGTGTGTACGTGTGTTCTCCACTCCAGGCTCCAAGCACGACGGCCGGGAGGAACAGAGATCAAGTGTGGTCATCAGGGAACAAGGTTCAAGACCAACATGTGGGGCGGctgaggtgggagggtggggcgggggctggtGGAATAACCAGTAAACACTTTACACAACTGAGGGGATGGTTTTGGGGagccaggagaggcaggagggagggcagccagGTGCCCAGGACACAAGCCAGTGGCGTGAGCAGGGAGAATGAGGGCAGCTACTGTGGCTGCCCGTGAGGGTGAGCTGAGGGACTGGGCAGCACCCTGTGCTGGGCATCACTCACGCCCCACCCCGCAGCACCCTGGGCTGCCCTCCACTTGCCATTCTCTCCAGCTGGCAGATTGCCTCGGCAGTGGGAAGATGGGGGCGGCCTGGCCATGCTCTGCCCCCGAGGCTGGGAGGAcaagggcaggcagggcagcggGGTCGGGGGGCGCTGATGCACCTGAAGGCTGACGAGGACTCAGACACTGGAACCCAAAGGCCAAAAGGTTTttactctgagccccagggaggaAGGCTGGGCAGATCGCAAGGTGTCCCCAGGAGGAGCGGGGGGTGCTGCAGggcggggtggagggtggggtgctCACGGGCTCTGGAGGGCTGCAGTCCCAGCACCCCGCTCTGCTGCCTGCCCTCCCGAGTGCCCTCCACAGTCCTCACAGTCCTGAAAACATCGGGCATGGCCTGCCCGAAGCCCGTGTCAGCTAACGCTCAGGTGGGGGAAAGGCCGGCCCGGGGCCGACCACAGCTGCTCAGTTCCTCCCGGGGCTGCGTCTTTCCTCGGCAGGCAGCGCGCACAGCAGAAGCTCAGGCGCAGCCTGAAGCCGGGCCACCTCTGCTCGCCAGAGCCACGCCCCTGGCTCCTCAGCGTCAAGGCTGGGGTCTCGGCACAGGGCACGCTGGGCTAGGCTCAAAGCTCATCAGGGGGGCTGTGCGGGAGAGGGGACGCCTTCTGgacgccctcctcctcctcggggCTCGAGTCTTCCCCCAGGCCTCCCAGCTCCTTCCTCTGCTTGCTGCCGCTCCTGCTGCCCGAGGCCTTGGCTCTGCTGTTCTTCTTCTTGGACTTCTTCCCCGCCAGGGCGGCTGTGTCCCCCTTCTTGCCGGACCACTGCTCTGCCAGGCAACCTGGGGCGAGGAGAGACACCCTCACCCGGCTGCCaggctgcggggcgggggcgagggcgggggaggggggggcacgAACTGGGGGGTCTCCAGGAACAGCAACCACAAGCGGTGCCTGACGTCACTGTCCCTACTGCTGCCTCACTGCGGCCACCAGGCCCCTGGGAGGGCACCGAACTTCTCTGCGGGTTGTTTCGGCGCCTGTGCCCTCACTGGGCCCCGTGAGCTCTTTTCTGTTCTCTCTTACCCACCTCCTTGCGGGGGCAGCATAGGACACATCCCGGCGGCcagcccgcccgccgccgcctccccacTCACTGGTGTCCTTGCCCTTCAGCACGTGGTTGGCGCAGAGGAATTCGGTCAGGTCCTCCTCCTGGTGGTTCCTGTACCAGTCCTCGATCACCTCCTCAAACTCTTCCACCAGCACGTCGCACTGTCAAGCACAACACTTCAGCTCGGCTCGGCTCAGCCTCACAACCCACCGCAAGACAGGCAGGTGGCGGGACTCGCCGCTGGAAACTGAAGCCGGAGGAGGTGAAACAGCTTGGCTCAAGTCCCTCAGCTCCAGGGCCTCCCTCGGCAGAcccggcccccgcccggccccactGTGCATGCCAGTCTGTGAGGCCTGAAGGGCCCATACCTGCTTCTTGAGGTCAGCCACCTCTGCGGAGGTCTCGTTCCACAGCTCATAGGGGATGTCCATCACCACCTTGACCCCTTTGTGCACGAGGTTGTGTAGCGTCTCAAACGTCTCGGACATGCCCTGCAAGAGGCAACCAGATGCGGGAAGTGGCACCCCCACCTCTCCCGGGGCTGTCTGCAGACCCAGCCCAGAGATGTCAAGACCCTCTGGGGCGCTTCTTCCCTCGCTTAGGCCAGTGTTGCACCACCGTGGCCCACATGCGCACCCTGACACCCTGACTTGCCTCCCCACACCTCACCCCTTCAAACAGATCCGCTGTTGCCCTCAGGCCCTTTGAACCCTCTGACCCAGGAAACCAGTTTGTCTTGGCTCTTTCCGGCCCTGTGGCTGGCCATGCTCACTCCCCTCTGGCCATGCTCCTCTCCAGTTCCTCCCTGGCTTGTGCTGTCCTTGGCAGGAGAGGGCACAGCCTGGGCAGGAAGGACACTTTATTCTATAAAAACCACCTCTGGCGGCTGCCTGGGTCTTTCTCCCAGAGACAAAGCATCCTTCCATTCCGCTCTCTTCCCAGAGATGATCCACACAGCCCGGCAGGAAAACACGccctctccccatccctgtcTCCGCAGAAGCAGGCGCGCGTCACGCCCACTATGCATGCTGTCCCTCGCcctttttacttaaaaatgcaCCTTGGAGACTGGTTCAGTTTGGTTCACAAAGAGCTGCTTCCTGCTCTCACAGCCGCACGACAACCCATGCAAGGACCCCTCAACAACATTGTACTCTACTGCTCCCGACCGACCGACAGTAGGCTGCTTCTCAGTTTTTTGCAATGGCAAatcattttaaatacttttaattaCAACAGACATGGACTAATTACCAAATAGAGCGCACGATTCAAATTCCAAAGATAAACCTAGGACATGTGTTGCTTGAGACAACACCCTCACGTTTATGACCAGTCAGTCTCGTCTCCTTGGCTGGGAGGGAACTTAGGTGGAAAAATGCAGGTGGCAACTATTTTGCCATGTACAGGGAACCAAGACGTTAAAGACAAAGAAGTATGGGGCTCGCTGGAAGCAGCTCATTCTCCAGGGAGAGAAGTGAGTGCAGTTACACAGGCACGCTGCTCGGGTCTCGGGAGGGACGGTGTGGGCAGAGTGGGGCCGGGGGACAATCGCTGCCCCCAGGTGCCCCCTGACACCCACCCTACTCCTGCTTGTTCTGCATCTCCTGCACCTGGCAGCGTTTTCTCTAATCCATATCTCAGGACTTCATGGGGCTTGGTGCACCTATGCCTGTGTCTGAAACAGGCAGGAGCCTGACgcgcagggccaggccagcatAAACATGCCAACTGCCACGGGAAAGCTGGGCCACTCGTACAAACGGCCATTAAAGAAcagaaagaggccggcgccgcggctcactaggctaatcctccacctagcggcgccggcacaccgggttctagtcctggtcggggcactggattctgtcccggttacccctcttccagtccagctctctgctgtggcccaggagtgcagtggaggatggcccaggtccttgggccctgtaccccatgggagaccaggagaagcacctggcttctggcttcagatcagcgcggtgcgccgactgcagcggccattggagggtggaccaacggcaaaaggaagacctttctctctctctctcactgtccactctgtcaaaaaaaaaaaaaaaaaaaaaaaaaaaaaaaaaaaaaaaaagaacggaaAGAGGCAAGGGGGGCGGCTTGCAAGGCACTATCTCCCAGTCACTCTCACAGCAGCAGGCACACACTCAGACCCACGCAGGCTGGCCCGAGGGGCAAGCACAAACCCAACCTTGGCAAACCGGTTGCTGCCAGTCCTCTCCTTGTGCAGGCTATAGTCCAGGAGCCTCTTGCAAATGGTTTCGGTGACTTCGATTAACCGTAAGTCCCTGCCgagacagcagcagcacagcaactgagtccccctcccagccccggcgGGGTTCGCGTCCGCCCCTCCAGCCCTGCCGCCCGACATCTGCACAGCTCACCAAcggggagtcagagctgggaggaAGATAGGTCATCTGGTCTGGGGGCTCTGAAATGCTGGAACACAGACCAGAGAGACAACATTGTAACAGCTCTAAGGGAAAGGGTTTGTATAAAACTAAATGATTCAgtacttcagattttttttataaagcaatatGTATTAAATTTCAATGGTAAAATATAATCTCATTTTGGATGGGtgaaagttgttttattttttaatatgtatgcCTGGCAAAATAAAAAGCCAGTAACCCCAGGTGACTAATACTTTACAAAACGGCACCGCCCGCAAGAACGCAGAGCCTGGGCATCACTGTGATGGTCCCGGCAGTCCGCAAGGCCACGGCAGGTGAGGGATTTATGGAGATCACATGATCAGTTGTGGGCAGAACCACAGGGCAGACGTGGGTCTCGGGAAAAGTCAACTCCCTCATGGTGAGCCTGTCTAgctggaaggaagaagggagcccAGGCTTCCGGAGCCTCCGGAACAAAGCAGCCCGGCCGCGGGGCCCCAGTCACTCACGACTTGGTGTACTTGACCCCGGAGGCCTTGCGGTCCAGGATGCCGTAGCCCGTGTCAATCACCTCCTTGGTCTTGCCAGTTTCCTCGAAGGCTGACTTCAGCTCCACGGCGACGTATTTGCACACTGGAGGAGGGAGACACGGCAGAGCCCGCTGAGCGCACACCAGCCAACCATCAGAGGCGGCTTTCCAGCAAGGCAGGCCCAGGTTGGGGGATCCCTCCCAGATGGGGACATGTCAGTGCTCACGGCAGGGAAGGGGTGAGTACCAGGCCACCAGATGGAGTTCATTACCTGAAACCAGCCCCAACACCCACTGCCCCACGTCCAGTTCTGGCCCTCATTCTACTGACTTCATTTCTCctccatttctcttttaaaaatcccTTATAGGTTGGgcgtcatggcatagcaggtcaagctgcagtttggaatgccaacatcccacgtgACATCCATACAGGAATGCCTGGGACAGGGTCCtgttttctatccagcttccttgtaatgtgcatccttggaggcagtggatgctggctcaagaacctgggtccctgccacctacatagaagaccctgatggaggccggcgccgcggctcactaggctaatcctccgccttgcggcgccggcacaccgggttctagtcccggtcggggcgccggattctgtcccggttgcccctcttccaggccagccctctgctgtggcctgggagtgcagtggaggatggcccaggtgcttgggccctgcaccccatgggagacaaggaaaagcacctggctcctggctcctgccatcggatcagcgcggtgcgccggccgcagtgcgctggccgcggcggccattggagggtgaaccaacggcaaaggaagacctttctctctgtctctctctctcactgtccactctgcctgtcaaaaaaaaaaaaaaaaaaaaagaagaccctgatggagctccaggctcctggcttcagcttggcccagccaggtacaggatggaagagctctctatctattactgtgctttttttttttttttgcagagagagagagggagggagagacacacagagagaaatcctaCATCTGCCAGTTtatatcccaaatggctgcaacggctggagctgggctgatccgaagccagaagccaggaacttcttccgggtctcccacgtgggtgcagagtcgcaaggacttgggccatcctccactgcttccccaggcacattagcacagagctggatttgaagtggagcagccaggactcgaactggtgcccatatgggatgccaacactgcagtggttttatctgctacacctcaccacagcatcggcccctctgccttgcaaataaaaaataaacttaaaaaattttttcatacaTACAGAAAAGCTGAAAGAATACAATGAACTATATACCTCCTATTTATATCCAATAATTGTTGATTTATTCTTTCTccaatatataacatataataacCTAAGAAGGTGGTAATATgtctcaaaaatatatatattgtttctGTTACATCACCTTGAAAGTAAGTTGCAAATATGACCTTTCACCCCTAAATATGTCATCACCCATCAACTGAGAACAaggaccttcttttttttttt belongs to Oryctolagus cuniculus chromosome 5, mOryCun1.1, whole genome shotgun sequence and includes:
- the CNPY3 gene encoding protein canopy homolog 3 isoform X2; amino-acid sequence: MESSPEPAARCLLPLPLLLLLLLLLPSPELRPSHARAEETDWVRLPSKCEVCKYVAVELKSAFEETGKTKEVIDTGYGILDRKASGVKYTKSISEPPDQMTYLPPSSDSPAGGADANPAGAGRGTQLLCCCCLGRDLRLIEVTETICKRLLDYSLHKERTGSNRFAKGMSETFETLHNLVHKGVKVVMDIPYELWNETSAEVADLKKQCDVLVEEFEEVIEDWYRNHQEEDLTEFLCANHVLKGKDTSCLAEQWSGKKGDTAALAGKKSKKKNSRAKASGSRSGSKQRKELGGLGEDSSPEEEEGVQKASPLPHSPPDEL
- the CNPY3 gene encoding protein canopy homolog 3 isoform X1, with product MESSPEPAARCLLPLPLLLLLLLLLPSPELRPSHARAEETDWVRLPSKCEVCKYVAVELKSAFEETGKTKEVIDTGYGILDRKASGVKYTKSDLRLIEVTETICKRLLDYSLHKERTGSNRFAKGMSETFETLHNLVHKGVKVVMDIPYELWNETSAEVADLKKQCDVLVEEFEEVIEDWYRNHQEEDLTEFLCANHVLKGKDTSCLAEQWSGKKGDTAALAGKKSKKKNSRAKASGSRSGSKQRKELGGLGEDSSPEEEEGVQKASPLPHSPPDEL